A region from the Salvia splendens isolate huo1 chromosome 15, SspV2, whole genome shotgun sequence genome encodes:
- the LOC121768753 gene encoding protein ALTERED PHOSPHATE STARVATION RESPONSE 1-like, with amino-acid sequence MGCWYSRLEREEMVSRCKARKRYMKQFVKARHAFAAAHSMYIRSLRNNGSALLQFATAETSLHHHNPLPPPPPPQQLPNNSLPPPFSPMSWTPSSAIRPPPPPPPPPASTWDFWDPFMPTTTRRSEEWETTTAIASQAPVTPIITRAAAPSASELAVVVSTKGKDLVEIIKEVDDYFLQAANAGGPLSALLEVPVSNFNRQSSLGKDNGYGKSLSPLHWSWGSGSAKWNAFGKFCEDPIGSAVHLAANGNATHCSTVERLYAWEKKLCLEVKNAESLKLEHEKRVAALRKLEMKNADYIKTEKAKKEVEKLESQMTVAVQTIETTSFEIIKLRESELHPQLLQLIKGLMGMWRSMYEFHQVQTHIVQQLKYLNCIPSVEPTSEIHRQSTLQLELEAQQWHLSFCSLIKAQREYIQSLTGWLRLSLFQVGNNPINKTKQDSAIYSLCEEWQLAINNAPDKVASEGIKSFLTVIHAIVVQQAEEQKQKRSSESVFKELEKKAGELRSLESKHGPSQTYGDTIKDPVREKRAKVEALRSKGEDEKAKYEKSISVTRAMTMNNLQMGLPHVFQAMTGFANVCTQAFESVNNQTKSTDHLHNVKMILP; translated from the exons ATGGGTTGTTGGTATTCAAGGTTAGAGAGGGAGGAAATGGTGTCTAGATGTAAGGCTAGAAAGAGATACATGAAGCAGTTTGTGAAGGCGAGGCATGCCTTTGCCGCCGCCCACAGCATGTACATAAGGTCTCTCCGCAACAACGGCTCCGCTCTTCTTCAATTCGCCACGGCGGAAACCAGCCTCCACCACCACAACCCCTTACCCCCGCCTCCGCCCCCACAGCAGCTTCCTAACAACTCACTCCCACCTCCATTCAGCCCTATGTCCTGGACCCCCTCCTCAGCCATCCGCccaccgcctcctcctccacctccgccCGCGTCCACCTGGGATTTCTGGGACCCCTTTATGCCAACGACCACCAGGCGGTCGGAGGAGTGGGAGACCACGACCGCCATTGCTTCCCAGGCGCCAGTCACCCCCATCATCACCAGGGCTGCCGCGCCTTCTGCCAGCGAGCTGGCGGTGGTGGTGTCGACCAAGGGTAAAGATCTGGTTGAGATCATTAAGGAGGTTGATGACTACTTTTTGCAAGCTGCCAATGCTGGTGGTCCACTCTCCGCGTTGTTGGAAGTCCCAGTTTCCAATTTTAATCGCCAATCCTCGCTGG GTAAGGACAATGGATATGGGAAGAGCTTGAGTCCACTACACTGGAGTTGGGGTTCAGGCAGTGCGAAATGGAATGCGTTTGGAAAGTTCTGCGAGGATCCTATCGGAAGCGCGGTTCATCTTGCTGCCAATGGAAATGCCACTCATTGTTCAACGGTTGAGAGGTTATACGCGTGGGAGAAGAAACTCTGCCTGGAGGTTAAG AATGCCGAGTCTTTGAAACTAGAGCATGAGAAAAGAGTAGCAGCTCTCAGGAAGCTAGAGATGAAGAATGCTGATTATATCAAGACTGAGAAGGCTAAAAAGGAAGTCGAGAAGTTGGAATCGCAGATGACCGTTGCTGTGCAAACGATCGAGACTACCTCCTTCGAGATTATCAAATTGAGGGAATCAGAGCTTCATCctcaacttcttcagctcattaAGGG GTTAATGGGCATGTGGAGAAGCATGTATGAATTCCACCAGGTACAAACACACATAGTCCAGCAGCTCAAATACCTCAACTGCATCCCTTCGGTGGAGCCCACTTCTGAAATCCATCGGCAATCAACGCTTCAGCTCGAGCTCGAGGCTCAGCAGTGGCACCTCTCCTTCTGTAGCCTCATCAAAGCTCAGCGCGAATATATTCAGTCATTGACAGGCTGGCTCCGTCTCAGCCTCTTCCAAGTAGGTAACAATCCCATCAACAAAACGAAGCAAGACTCCGCCATTTACTCGCTCTGTGAAGAATGGCAGCTCGCTATCAACAACGCTCCTGACAAGGTGGCGTCCGAGGGAATCAAGAGTTTCCTAACAGTCATCCACGCAATTGTAGTTCAGCAAGCGGAAGAACAAAAACAGAAGAGGAGTTCAGAGTCGGTGTTCAAGGAGCTTGAGAAGAAGGCAGGCGAGCTCCGGTCATTGGAGAGCAAGCACGGGCCGTCACAAACCTACGGTGATACAATCAAGGATCCCGTGCGAGAGAAAAGAGCCAAGGTGGAGGCCTTGAGGTCCAAGGGAGAGGATGAGAAGGCTAAGTATGAGAAGTCAATCAGTGTGACCAGGGCGATGACCATGAACAACCTGCAGATGGGTTTGCCCCACGTTTTTCAGGCAATGACGGGTTTCGCCAATGTGTGCACGCAAGCTTTTGAGTCCGTGAACAACCAGACCAAGAGCACTGATCATCTGCACAATGTGAAGATGATATTACCTTGA